A genomic window from Rhodococcus sp. KBS0724 includes:
- the rpsG gene encoding 30S ribosomal protein S7, with product MPRKGPAPKRPLINDPVYGSPLVTQLVNKILLDGKKSTAERIVYQALEQAREKTGTDPVVTLKRALDNVKPALEVRSRRVGGATYQVPVEVRPGRSTTLALRWLVTFSRARREKTMVERLANELLDASNGLGAAVKRREDTHKMAEANKAFAHYRW from the coding sequence ATGCCACGTAAGGGCCCCGCTCCGAAGCGCCCGCTCATCAACGACCCGGTTTACGGTTCCCCGTTGGTGACGCAGCTCGTCAACAAGATCCTGCTGGACGGCAAGAAGTCCACCGCAGAGCGAATCGTGTACCAGGCTCTCGAGCAGGCACGCGAGAAGACCGGCACCGATCCGGTCGTCACGCTCAAGCGCGCCCTGGACAACGTCAAGCCTGCACTCGAGGTTCGTAGCCGCCGCGTCGGTGGCGCTACCTACCAGGTGCCGGTCGAGGTTCGTCCCGGTCGTTCCACCACGCTGGCACTGCGCTGGCTGGTCACCTTCTCGCGTGCACGTCGTGAGAAGACCATGGTCGAGCGTCTCGCCAACGAGCTCCTCGATGCCAGCAATGGCCTCGGTGCAGCTGTGAAGCGTCGCGAAGACACTCACAAGATGGCCGAAGCCAACAAGGCATTCGCCCACTACCGCTGGTGA
- a CDS encoding TetR/AcrR family transcriptional regulator, translating to MTREPKQDRSRVTRSHLLEVTVECLAELGWGATTMSVVAQRAGMSRGAMQHHFPTREDLITAALEVMFDARMDQARKESSDLPAGAGRTEAIISRLVEYYTGTLFKAALQVWTAAASDPDLRARVLPLEERFGRIAHRMAVQSLGADDADPTTHRLVQATLDLARGLGLADVLTDDSRRRSEVVRTWAAQLDSTLVRVSAPASAIAQF from the coding sequence GTGACCCGAGAACCCAAGCAGGACCGAAGTCGAGTCACGCGCTCCCACCTGCTCGAAGTGACGGTGGAGTGTCTTGCCGAGCTCGGATGGGGCGCAACGACGATGAGCGTCGTCGCGCAGCGGGCCGGGATGTCGCGAGGGGCCATGCAACACCATTTCCCGACGCGTGAGGACCTGATCACCGCTGCGCTCGAGGTGATGTTCGACGCGCGGATGGACCAGGCCCGCAAAGAGTCCAGTGATCTTCCCGCAGGCGCGGGTCGAACCGAGGCGATCATCTCCCGATTGGTCGAGTACTACACCGGCACCCTGTTCAAGGCCGCGCTTCAGGTGTGGACGGCGGCAGCCTCCGACCCGGACTTGCGAGCACGAGTATTGCCTCTCGAAGAACGGTTCGGCCGCATCGCGCACCGCATGGCCGTCCAGAGTCTCGGCGCAGACGACGCAGATCCGACGACGCATCGTCTGGTGCAGGCGACATTGGACCTTGCCCGCGGGTTGGGGCTCGCCGACGTGCTCACCGACGACTCGCGTAGACGGTCCGAAGTGGTCAGAACGTGGGCGGCGCAACTCGACTCGACGCTCGTGCGGGTGTCAGCTCCGGCGTCGGCGATCGCACAGTTCTGA
- a CDS encoding Asp23/Gls24 family envelope stress response protein produces MTSDSSGSSSVQFGADGGAALHSTQGKTIIADAVVAKIAGIATREINGVYDVGGGTARAVGALRDRIPGARVNHAQGVAVEVGEKQAAIDIGIVAEYGVALHELALGIRRNVIAAVERMTGLEVTEVNITVFDVMLFGEAENPGTEPEAKPRVQ; encoded by the coding sequence ATGACCAGCGATTCCAGTGGAAGCAGTAGCGTCCAGTTCGGCGCGGACGGTGGCGCCGCGCTCCACAGCACACAGGGCAAAACGATCATCGCCGACGCCGTCGTCGCCAAGATCGCCGGCATCGCCACCCGCGAGATCAACGGCGTCTACGACGTCGGCGGGGGTACCGCACGCGCTGTCGGCGCACTCCGCGACCGCATCCCCGGCGCGCGCGTCAATCACGCCCAGGGCGTGGCTGTCGAGGTCGGCGAGAAGCAGGCCGCGATCGACATCGGAATCGTCGCCGAATACGGCGTCGCGCTCCACGAGTTGGCGCTCGGAATCAGGCGCAACGTCATAGCTGCAGTCGAAAGAATGACCGGCCTCGAAGTCACCGAAGTCAACATCACCGTCTTCGACGTGATGCTCTTCGGCGAAGCCGAGAACCCGGGCACCGAGCCGGAAGCGAAGCCGAGAGTTCAGTGA
- a CDS encoding NAD(P)/FAD-dependent oxidoreductase — protein MARIVIVGAGLSGLRAAEELRRVGFEGEIVLAGGEVHLPYDRPPLSKEVIRGDKDETTLRPAEFFTENAIDLKLGSPAQSVDTASKTVTFADGSELTYDDLIIATGLTPRRIGGLPELSGVHVLRSIEEALALRADLAPGKRALIVGAGFIGCELASSMKSHGVDVVLLEPQATPLASVLGTTVGALVERLHRDAGIDVRVGVGLETLSGDGVVDTAVLGDGSEIAVDVVAIGVGSLPVTDWLADSGIELGNGVLCDAVGRTSVENVWAIGDVAAWTIGENRKRVEHWSNAGDQAKVLAGALTGTGDPNAPAQVPYFWSDQFDVKIQALGTVSPTDQVHIVKDDGRKFVAYYERDGVLAAVVGCGSPAAVMKMRAKIAAGTPIAEVLEAAAV, from the coding sequence GTGGCACGGATTGTGATCGTGGGCGCAGGTTTGTCGGGGCTACGAGCCGCGGAGGAGCTGCGGCGAGTCGGTTTCGAGGGTGAGATAGTGCTCGCCGGTGGTGAGGTACATCTGCCGTACGACCGTCCGCCGCTGTCCAAGGAAGTCATCCGCGGAGACAAGGACGAGACGACTCTGCGTCCGGCGGAGTTCTTCACCGAGAATGCGATCGACTTGAAGCTCGGTTCCCCAGCGCAGTCGGTGGATACCGCGTCCAAGACCGTCACGTTTGCCGACGGTTCGGAGCTGACGTACGACGATCTGATTATCGCCACGGGACTGACCCCCCGGCGCATCGGCGGTCTGCCTGAGCTGTCGGGTGTGCACGTGCTGCGCTCCATCGAGGAAGCACTTGCTCTGCGCGCGGATCTTGCGCCTGGCAAGCGAGCGCTGATCGTCGGAGCAGGCTTCATCGGCTGCGAGTTGGCGTCGAGCATGAAGTCGCACGGCGTTGACGTCGTCCTGCTCGAGCCGCAGGCGACACCGCTTGCATCGGTACTCGGCACGACGGTGGGAGCCCTGGTCGAGCGACTGCACCGCGACGCCGGCATCGACGTCCGGGTTGGTGTCGGGCTGGAGACTCTGTCAGGCGACGGCGTCGTCGACACCGCTGTACTCGGTGACGGTTCCGAAATTGCGGTCGACGTGGTTGCCATCGGCGTCGGATCATTGCCGGTGACGGACTGGCTCGCAGATTCAGGAATCGAACTCGGCAACGGCGTGCTGTGCGACGCGGTGGGCCGGACAAGCGTCGAGAACGTGTGGGCGATCGGTGACGTCGCCGCGTGGACGATCGGGGAAAATCGCAAGCGCGTCGAACATTGGAGCAACGCCGGGGACCAGGCGAAGGTTCTTGCCGGAGCATTGACCGGGACAGGCGACCCGAATGCACCCGCGCAGGTTCCGTACTTCTGGAGCGATCAATTCGACGTGAAGATTCAGGCTCTGGGAACTGTGTCACCCACGGATCAGGTGCATATCGTCAAGGACGACGGCCGCAAATTCGTCGCGTACTACGAGCGTGACGGAGTGCTGGCAGCTGTGGTCGGTTGCGGCAGTCCTGCGGCTGTGATGAAGATGCGCGCGAAGATCGCTGCGGGAACTCCGATCGCCGAGGTGCTGGAAGCCGCAGCAGTGTGA
- a CDS encoding glutamate racemase: MIVALIDSGLGLLPTSAWLRRLRPELDLVLSLDPDGAPWGPKPVPWVIDRVLGAAQRSLDRGAQVIVLPCNTASVTALEQVRELVGPDIPVIGTVPAIKPAAAACESVAIWATAATTASRYQADLIAEFADGSEVVGVACHGLADAIDRGDRAGALAAIGDAAARTPEGVQGVVLGCTHYPLLRDEIVAALPEGVLLFDSAEAVARQTLRRIDAAAMDAPAGSGTVEVFVSGRPGSLPPSAEAFDAGRLLGAVRA, encoded by the coding sequence GTGATCGTTGCGCTCATCGACTCGGGACTAGGTTTGCTCCCGACTTCCGCCTGGCTTCGCCGCCTGCGTCCCGAACTGGATCTGGTGCTGTCCTTGGATCCTGACGGCGCACCATGGGGGCCGAAGCCGGTGCCGTGGGTGATCGATCGGGTGCTGGGCGCAGCGCAGCGAAGCCTCGACCGGGGCGCGCAGGTCATCGTGCTGCCGTGCAACACGGCGAGTGTGACGGCGCTCGAGCAGGTCCGTGAGCTGGTCGGGCCAGATATTCCGGTAATCGGAACGGTACCGGCGATCAAACCAGCGGCCGCCGCATGTGAGTCGGTGGCGATCTGGGCTACGGCGGCCACCACGGCCAGCCGCTATCAGGCAGATCTGATCGCGGAGTTCGCTGATGGATCCGAGGTGGTCGGCGTCGCGTGCCACGGCTTGGCCGACGCCATCGACCGGGGCGACCGAGCGGGCGCGTTGGCCGCGATCGGCGATGCCGCCGCCCGGACGCCAGAGGGCGTGCAAGGTGTTGTTCTGGGCTGCACCCACTACCCGTTGCTGCGGGACGAAATTGTTGCCGCGCTACCCGAAGGCGTCCTGCTCTTCGACAGCGCCGAAGCCGTCGCCAGGCAGACACTGCGCCGGATCGACGCAGCCGCGATGGACGCCCCTGCCGGTTCCGGGACTGTCGAGGTGTTTGTGAGCGGACGCCCCGGCAGCCTTCCGCCCAGCGCCGAAGCATTCGACGCCGGGCGGTTGCTGGGAGCAGTCAGGGCCTGA
- the rpsL gene encoding 30S ribosomal protein S12, with the protein MPTINQLVRKGRRDKTAKVKTAALKGSPQRRGVCTRVYTTTPKKPNSALRKVARVRLTTSVEVTAYIPGEGHNLQEHSMVLVRGGRVKDLPGVRYKIIRGSLDTQGVKGRKQARSRYGAKKEKS; encoded by the coding sequence ATGCCAACCATCAACCAGCTGGTCCGCAAGGGTCGCCGCGACAAGACCGCCAAGGTCAAGACGGCAGCCCTCAAGGGCAGCCCGCAGCGTCGTGGCGTGTGCACTCGCGTGTACACCACCACTCCCAAGAAGCCGAACTCCGCGCTCCGTAAGGTCGCTCGCGTTCGCCTGACGACTTCGGTCGAGGTCACCGCGTACATCCCCGGTGAAGGCCACAACCTTCAGGAGCACTCCATGGTGCTCGTCCGTGGCGGTCGTGTGAAGGACCTCCCGGGTGTCCGTTACAAGATCATCCGCGGCTCCCTCGACACCCAGGGTGTCAAGGGTCGCAAGCAGGCACGCAGCCGCTACGGCGCCAAGAAGGAGAAGAGCTAA
- a CDS encoding DUF6286 domain-containing Asp23/Gls24 family envelope stress response protein, with translation MAESTPPAPSTPGTSQPGPVEREVDPGLRGVLVIKDRAMSKIATAAAITVPGVVRQTGGLSKLTGRELPRADIATGSDAVSVNLFLAVNWPCSVVDLTGRVHHEVATSVESLTGYPLHEMNVLIAATAAPEDGDVSGITTPEDTAEQPVSQWTPPRAPAAAPAAAVSAVVIAFGLLALAFVVSREWFINRGTFESAPWIANSVEWASRLHWQTWLLPTAIAAVVAGVVLIMTALKRRAKTHVPLGNPNAGTVWMRPTDIARMCSGQAATVPGVERAHTTVDRKHAKVHIDTVGGDRDTLIAAVETAVQPHLDVLQRPVRLTVLAREIAARQKVES, from the coding sequence GTGGCTGAGTCCACACCACCCGCCCCGTCGACGCCGGGCACGTCACAACCCGGTCCCGTCGAACGCGAGGTCGATCCCGGCCTTCGCGGCGTACTGGTCATCAAAGACCGTGCGATGTCGAAAATCGCCACAGCCGCCGCGATCACAGTCCCCGGAGTTGTCCGGCAAACCGGTGGACTCAGCAAGTTGACCGGACGAGAACTACCGCGGGCCGACATCGCGACGGGCTCCGACGCCGTATCCGTCAATCTCTTCCTTGCGGTCAACTGGCCATGCTCCGTTGTCGATCTGACAGGCCGCGTGCACCACGAGGTCGCCACGAGCGTCGAGTCTCTCACCGGTTACCCGCTGCACGAAATGAATGTCCTGATCGCCGCAACCGCCGCCCCCGAGGACGGGGACGTCTCGGGGATCACCACCCCCGAAGACACTGCCGAGCAACCGGTTTCGCAGTGGACTCCCCCTCGCGCGCCTGCCGCCGCACCCGCCGCAGCGGTCTCGGCAGTAGTGATCGCATTCGGACTACTCGCGCTTGCTTTTGTGGTCTCGCGTGAATGGTTCATCAATCGTGGCACCTTCGAATCCGCGCCGTGGATCGCGAACTCGGTTGAATGGGCATCACGATTGCACTGGCAGACGTGGCTGTTGCCGACGGCGATCGCAGCAGTCGTCGCCGGAGTTGTCCTGATCATGACGGCCCTGAAGCGACGCGCCAAAACTCATGTGCCGCTCGGTAACCCGAACGCCGGCACGGTCTGGATGCGCCCAACGGACATCGCCCGCATGTGTAGCGGGCAGGCCGCTACGGTGCCCGGCGTCGAACGCGCCCACACCACGGTCGACCGCAAACATGCCAAGGTCCATATCGATACCGTCGGCGGGGATCGGGACACGCTGATCGCGGCAGTCGAAACAGCGGTTCAACCACACCTCGACGTCCTGCAGCGTCCCGTACGTCTGACCGTTCTCGCCCGCGAAATCGCAGCAAGACAGAAGGTCGAATCGTGA
- a CDS encoding DUF3558 domain-containing protein has product MSRARAAALGASLILLTGCGSTVTGTPVAEGGFRGSGSEKFANVLQECEAVSDPQIAAAIGADGVDRGFYGAICRWDGAGAAGPVHVTFNWFETGTTDHEVAAFEHLGYVVEKITVKGSDAYLVRQPADPQSCGITAGAPAGGVFGWWVRQPAGGMDACAGVTKLGELTLNVSI; this is encoded by the coding sequence GTGAGTCGCGCACGGGCGGCGGCGCTGGGTGCGTCGTTGATCCTGTTGACGGGGTGCGGTTCGACGGTGACGGGAACGCCGGTGGCCGAGGGCGGCTTTCGGGGCAGTGGGAGCGAGAAGTTCGCCAACGTTTTGCAGGAATGTGAGGCGGTGTCCGACCCACAGATCGCGGCGGCGATCGGGGCCGACGGCGTCGACCGTGGTTTCTACGGGGCAATCTGTCGGTGGGACGGGGCTGGTGCCGCAGGTCCGGTCCACGTCACCTTCAACTGGTTCGAGACCGGCACCACCGATCACGAGGTCGCCGCGTTCGAGCATCTCGGATATGTGGTCGAGAAGATCACTGTCAAGGGCAGCGACGCCTACCTCGTCCGGCAACCGGCGGATCCGCAGAGCTGTGGAATCACCGCCGGCGCTCCGGCTGGAGGAGTGTTCGGGTGGTGGGTTCGCCAGCCGGCCGGTGGTATGGATGCGTGTGCGGGAGTCACCAAACTCGGAGAATTGACCCTCAACGTCAGTATCTGA
- a CDS encoding SPW repeat protein, translated as MKSWNRMQDAVAVVLGVFAALSPIWLTTNDRAMWSLIVLGVLVALAGLAHMARPDMAVADYAMGVFGVLMFISPWVMNFHAFEGAAWTAWVVGVLTVVVAVSAMPVMSARLHHGDHGVAAH; from the coding sequence ATGAAGTCGTGGAATCGAATGCAGGATGCCGTAGCCGTGGTTCTCGGTGTCTTTGCCGCACTGTCACCGATCTGGTTGACCACCAACGACCGGGCTATGTGGTCACTGATCGTCCTGGGTGTCCTCGTTGCACTCGCCGGCCTGGCTCACATGGCGCGACCCGACATGGCCGTCGCCGACTATGCGATGGGTGTCTTCGGTGTTCTGATGTTCATCTCCCCCTGGGTCATGAACTTCCACGCCTTCGAAGGCGCAGCCTGGACAGCCTGGGTTGTCGGAGTCCTCACCGTAGTGGTGGCAGTCAGTGCGATGCCGGTGATGAGCGCCAGATTGCATCACGGCGATCACGGAGTGGCCGCCCATTAG
- the fusA gene encoding elongation factor G, which produces MAQEVLTDLNKVRNIGIMAHIDAGKTTTTERILFYTGVNYKIGETHDGASTTDWMEQEKERGITITSAAVTCFWNNNQINIIDTPGHVDFTVEVERSLRVLDGAVAVFDGKEGVEPQSEQVWRQAAKYDVPRICFVNKMDKMGADFYFTVQTIIDRLGAKPLVLQLPIGAEDDFDGVVDLVEMRAITWRGVVPTGALPTIEEIPADLVEKAAEYREKLLETVAESDEALMEKYFGGEELTVEEIKGAIRKMTVASELYPVICGSAFKNKGVQPMLDAVIDYLPNPLDIGEVVGHKLNDEEVEITRKPSKEEPFSALAFKIAAHPFFGKLTFVRVYSGRIDPGAQVLNATKGKKERIGKLFQMHANKENPVEEAVAGHIYAMIGLKDTTTGDTLCDQANPIVLESMSFPAPVIQVSIEPKTKSDQEKLGIAIQKLAEEDPTFSVELDDETGQTVIGGMGELHLDILVDRMRREFKVEANVGKPQVAYRETITKTVEKHDYTHKKQTGGSGQFAKVIIALEPFVGEDGATYAFENKVSGGRIPREYIPSVDAGAQDAMQYGVLAGYPLVNLKLSLLDGAYHDVDSSEMAFKVAGSQALKEAARKAGPVILEPLMAVEVTTPEEYMGDVIGDINSRRGQIQAMEERSGARVVKALVPLSEMFGYIGDLRSRTQGRANFSMVFDSYAEVPANVSKEIIAKATGE; this is translated from the coding sequence GTGGCACAGGAAGTGCTGACTGACCTGAACAAGGTCCGCAACATCGGCATCATGGCGCACATCGATGCCGGCAAAACCACCACCACCGAGCGCATCCTGTTCTACACCGGTGTCAATTACAAGATCGGTGAGACGCACGACGGTGCGTCGACGACGGACTGGATGGAGCAGGAGAAGGAACGCGGCATCACGATCACGTCTGCCGCCGTGACTTGCTTCTGGAACAACAACCAGATCAACATCATCGATACCCCCGGCCACGTCGACTTCACGGTCGAGGTGGAGCGGTCGCTGCGCGTGCTCGACGGCGCAGTTGCTGTGTTCGACGGTAAAGAGGGTGTCGAGCCGCAGTCCGAGCAGGTGTGGCGTCAGGCTGCCAAGTACGACGTTCCGCGCATCTGCTTCGTCAACAAGATGGACAAGATGGGCGCGGATTTCTACTTCACCGTGCAGACCATCATCGACCGTCTCGGCGCGAAGCCGCTCGTTCTCCAGCTGCCCATCGGCGCTGAGGACGACTTCGACGGCGTCGTCGACCTGGTCGAGATGCGTGCCATCACCTGGCGCGGCGTAGTTCCGACCGGTGCACTGCCGACCATCGAAGAGATCCCCGCGGATCTCGTCGAGAAGGCTGCAGAGTACCGCGAGAAGCTGCTCGAAACCGTTGCCGAGTCCGACGAAGCTCTCATGGAGAAGTACTTCGGCGGCGAAGAGCTCACGGTCGAGGAAATCAAGGGCGCCATCCGCAAGATGACGGTCGCTTCCGAGCTGTACCCGGTTATCTGTGGCTCCGCGTTCAAGAACAAGGGCGTTCAGCCCATGCTCGACGCAGTCATCGATTACCTGCCGAACCCGCTGGATATCGGCGAGGTTGTCGGACACAAGCTCAATGACGAAGAAGTAGAGATCACTCGCAAGCCGAGCAAGGAAGAGCCGTTCTCGGCTCTCGCCTTCAAGATCGCTGCTCACCCGTTCTTCGGCAAGCTGACCTTCGTCCGCGTGTACTCGGGTCGTATCGATCCGGGCGCTCAGGTGCTTAACGCAACCAAGGGCAAGAAGGAGCGCATCGGAAAGCTCTTCCAGATGCACGCCAACAAGGAGAACCCGGTAGAAGAGGCCGTAGCCGGCCACATCTACGCAATGATCGGCCTCAAGGACACCACCACCGGTGACACCCTGTGCGATCAGGCGAACCCCATCGTCCTCGAGTCGATGTCGTTCCCCGCACCGGTCATCCAAGTCTCCATCGAGCCCAAGACCAAGTCCGACCAGGAAAAGCTGGGCATCGCGATCCAGAAGCTCGCCGAAGAGGACCCGACCTTCTCGGTCGAACTCGACGACGAGACCGGTCAGACCGTCATCGGCGGCATGGGCGAGCTCCACCTCGACATCCTCGTCGACCGTATGCGTCGCGAGTTCAAGGTCGAGGCAAACGTCGGCAAGCCGCAGGTTGCGTACCGCGAGACCATCACCAAGACGGTCGAGAAGCACGACTACACCCACAAGAAGCAGACCGGTGGCTCGGGCCAGTTCGCAAAGGTCATCATCGCTCTGGAGCCTTTCGTGGGCGAAGACGGTGCTACCTACGCATTCGAGAACAAGGTCTCCGGCGGACGTATCCCGCGCGAGTACATCCCCTCCGTGGATGCAGGCGCACAGGACGCGATGCAGTACGGTGTTCTCGCCGGCTACCCGCTCGTGAACCTGAAGCTGTCGCTGCTCGATGGTGCTTACCACGACGTCGACTCCTCGGAAATGGCGTTCAAGGTTGCCGGTTCGCAGGCACTGAAGGAAGCCGCCCGCAAGGCCGGCCCCGTCATCCTCGAGCCCCTTATGGCTGTCGAGGTCACAACGCCCGAGGAGTACATGGGCGACGTGATCGGCGATATCAACTCCCGCCGTGGCCAGATTCAGGCCATGGAGGAACGCAGTGGTGCCCGTGTCGTGAAGGCGCTGGTTCCGCTCTCGGAGATGTTCGGTTACATCGGTGACCTGCGGTCCAGGACCCAGGGCCGGGCGAACTTCTCCATGGTGTTCGATTCCTACGCAGAGGTTCCCGCGAACGTCTCGAAGGAAATCATCGCCAAGGCGACGGGCGAGTAA
- the tuf gene encoding elongation factor Tu — protein sequence MAKAKFERTKPHVNIGTIGHVDHGKTTTTAAITKVLADAYPDLNEASAFDQIDKAPEEKARGITINISHVEYQTDKRHYAHVDAPGHADYIKNMITGAAQMDGAILVVAATDGPMPQTREHVLLARQVGVPYILVALNKADMVDDEEILELVEMEVRELLAAQEFDEDAPVIPISALKALEGDPKWTQSILDLMAAVDESIPTPVRETEKPFLMPVEDVFTITGRGTVVTGRIERGVVNVNEEVEIVGIKETSTKTTVTGIEMFRKLLDSGQAGDNVGLLVRGIKREDVERGQVVVKPGTTTPHTEFEGQAYILSKDEGGRHTPFFNNYRPQFYFRTTDVTGVVTLPEGTEMVMPGDNTEMSVKLIQPVAMDEGLRFAIREGGRTVGAGKVAKIIK from the coding sequence GTGGCGAAGGCGAAGTTCGAGCGGACGAAGCCGCACGTGAACATCGGCACCATCGGTCACGTCGACCACGGCAAGACCACGACGACGGCGGCCATCACCAAGGTGCTTGCGGATGCTTACCCCGACCTGAACGAGGCTTCGGCTTTCGATCAGATCGACAAGGCTCCCGAGGAAAAGGCTCGCGGCATCACGATCAACATCTCGCATGTTGAGTACCAGACGGACAAGCGCCACTACGCGCACGTCGATGCACCGGGTCACGCCGACTACATCAAGAACATGATCACCGGCGCGGCTCAGATGGACGGCGCTATCCTCGTCGTTGCAGCCACCGATGGCCCGATGCCCCAGACGCGCGAGCATGTCCTGCTCGCTCGCCAGGTTGGCGTTCCGTACATCCTCGTCGCCCTGAACAAGGCCGACATGGTTGACGACGAAGAGATCCTCGAGCTCGTCGAGATGGAGGTCCGCGAACTGCTGGCCGCTCAGGAATTCGACGAGGACGCCCCGGTCATCCCGATCTCGGCACTCAAGGCACTCGAGGGCGACCCGAAGTGGACCCAGTCCATCCTCGACCTCATGGCTGCTGTCGACGAGTCCATCCCGACTCCGGTTCGTGAGACCGAGAAGCCCTTCCTCATGCCCGTCGAGGATGTCTTCACGATCACCGGCCGTGGCACCGTTGTCACCGGTCGTATCGAGCGTGGCGTTGTCAACGTGAACGAGGAGGTGGAGATCGTCGGCATCAAGGAGACCTCCACCAAGACCACCGTCACGGGCATCGAAATGTTCCGCAAGCTGCTCGACTCGGGCCAGGCCGGCGACAACGTCGGACTGCTCGTTCGTGGCATCAAGCGCGAAGATGTCGAGCGTGGACAGGTTGTCGTCAAGCCGGGCACCACGACTCCCCACACGGAGTTCGAGGGCCAGGCATACATCCTGTCGAAGGACGAGGGCGGCCGCCACACCCCGTTCTTCAACAACTACCGCCCGCAGTTCTACTTCCGTACCACGGACGTTACGGGCGTTGTGACGCTGCCTGAGGGCACCGAGATGGTCATGCCCGGTGACAACACCGAGATGTCCGTCAAGCTCATCCAGCCTGTCGCCATGGACGAGGGCCTGCGCTTCGCAATTCGCGAAGGCGGCCGTACGGTCGGCGCCGGCAAGGTTGCCAAGATCATCAAGTGA
- a CDS encoding Asp23/Gls24 family envelope stress response protein, with amino-acid sequence MSGTDRIDLGKAAETVADAALAVHGVAALHGGEFGEVGTYLPGKRLTGVVIDETGCNVHISVTYPANVVTVAQQVRDAVGKVIDLPITVTVGDVSHPDDQGAPLIEERN; translated from the coding sequence GTGAGCGGTACCGACCGGATCGATCTCGGTAAGGCAGCCGAAACCGTTGCCGACGCCGCGCTGGCAGTTCACGGCGTTGCCGCACTGCACGGCGGCGAGTTCGGCGAAGTCGGAACCTACCTCCCCGGCAAACGCCTCACGGGCGTCGTCATCGACGAAACCGGTTGCAACGTACACATATCCGTGACTTACCCGGCAAACGTCGTGACTGTCGCGCAGCAAGTCCGCGACGCGGTCGGGAAGGTCATCGACTTACCGATCACCGTCACCGTCGGCGACGTCAGCCACCCTGACGATCAAGGCGCACCCCTCATCGAAGAAAGGAACTGA
- a CDS encoding DUF3558 domain-containing protein, protein MPHRRALTVSTPLAVAAAVLTLVTGCGSEDSTADQSAGSPSTAQVATDPGPMVAECGSVTDDEVVAAFGLTFTDVTRNGVGCEWTVAGSLGPSVAFSWYRGSPIGRERAGSDLLGRPAADITIGGYSGFIASRESVLCELGISFGGDFVHWSVNYGSVNSGFVAPPADPCVVGKSLMELTVSRAQ, encoded by the coding sequence ATGCCGCACCGCAGAGCCCTGACTGTCAGTACCCCGTTGGCGGTCGCGGCTGCGGTGCTGACGTTGGTTACAGGCTGCGGTTCCGAAGACAGCACAGCGGATCAGTCCGCGGGTTCACCATCAACCGCCCAGGTAGCGACCGATCCAGGTCCGATGGTCGCAGAATGCGGGTCAGTGACCGATGACGAGGTGGTCGCCGCTTTCGGGCTCACGTTCACCGATGTCACCAGAAACGGTGTGGGGTGTGAATGGACGGTTGCCGGATCGTTGGGGCCCAGCGTCGCCTTCTCCTGGTACCGAGGCAGCCCCATCGGGCGTGAGCGCGCCGGCTCTGATCTCCTCGGCCGGCCTGCCGCCGACATCACGATCGGCGGCTACTCCGGTTTCATCGCGTCTCGAGAAAGCGTGTTGTGCGAGTTGGGTATTTCCTTCGGCGGCGATTTTGTCCATTGGTCGGTGAACTACGGCTCCGTGAATTCCGGGTTTGTCGCTCCGCCTGCCGATCCGTGCGTTGTCGGGAAGAGCCTCATGGAACTCACCGTCTCGAGGGCACAGTGA